The genomic segment CAGTTGTTTTCATTTCAGTCTCTTTTTCGCCCTTTTGCTGCGAACCCTATAGAGGATATATGCTGCCCGAACCGGATATTCGGCGGTCAATCATAAGAGGATTGCCTTTATAACCGACCGAACCTGAACCGCTGATATCGGCTCGTAAAAACGTCGTAACCCATACTTTTGCAGAACCGGAGCCGGAAATAGAAATATCGGCATCTTCGGTTTCCAGACGGGTAGTTTTTATATTGCCGGAACCGGAAATACTGCCCTCTAAATTTTGAGCTTTCCCTGTTGCTCCAAAAGAACCCGAACCGGATATGTTCAGCTTTAATTTTTTTACGGTAATATCGCGTGCAGCAACATCACCGGATCCGGAAACAACTACCGACATCGTACGTCCGGGCATATTGAATGATGAAACGGTACCGGTAAGCGAACCGGAGGCTGTTAATTGTATTAAGACCGGCATGGTAATAATAGCTTTGCAGTTCGAGCACCCGATAACATATCCGTGCTGAAAGCCGATATGCAAGATATTATCAGAAACATCTACATATAAATAGTTGAAGAGATTTTCATCGGCATCAATGGTAACGGAAAAAGTTTCACTCTGTCGTATGTCGACCGTCCAATCGCCACTGATGGAAACGGAATCAAAATTACTTCGGGAAAAGCTTTCCGTTTTCAACGTTCCATTTCCACGGACACGACCATTAACTACGATAAAGCAGCTGCTGGCGGTAAACAGAAGCAATGCGGTAAGGGCAATGCATACAATACTGATTTTTATTTTATTCATAAAAAAATCCTATTATGATAAATTTCTTGTCTGCAGAATACTTTAAGACAAAAACCGTGTTAACGCAACAGGGTAAACGCATCAGACCATTTTTTAACAATCCTGCAGAATAGGAGATAGACTTTCCGTTAGGTATTGACAATCTGTATACCGATAGGTATATAATATACCGATTGGTATACGTTATGAATGATACAACAACAAATGATAACAGCAGAGCTGACATTCTCAACACGGCAATACTTCTTTTTTCTCAAAAAGGATATGAGGGAGTTGGAGTACAGGAAATTTGTGATAACGCCGGTATTACAAAACCGACCCTGTACTATTTTTTCAAAAGCAAGCAGGGGCTCTTGCAGGCAATAGCGGACTCCAAGGGAGCAGAGCTGCTGCAGCGTTTGAGTGATGCGGCAGTGTACGAGCACGATTTTCTTAAAAGCCTGACACGCATTTTG from the Treponema medium genome contains:
- a CDS encoding head GIN domain-containing protein; translated protein: MNKIKISIVCIALTALLLFTASSCFIVVNGRVRGNGTLKTESFSRSNFDSVSISGDWTVDIRQSETFSVTIDADENLFNYLYVDVSDNILHIGFQHGYVIGCSNCKAIITMPVLIQLTASGSLTGTVSSFNMPGRTMSVVVSGSGDVAARDITVKKLKLNISGSGSFGATGKAQNLEGSISGSGNIKTTRLETEDADISISGSGSAKVWVTTFLRADISGSGSVGYKGNPLMIDRRISGSGSIYPL